The nucleotide sequence TTCTGCACGTAGGAAAGCAACCTCAGCCGCATTCATCCACATGAGTTTAGTGTCAGTACTTACATTATAGTTACTGTAAGCATGAGCAACCTCAGCACCAGGAATCTGGATACCAGAACGCAAACCATAATAACCATTTGTACCGCCAGAGAAAGTTGTCTTTGTGAACATAACATCACGACGTGGGTCGTTATACCCATTCATATAAGTAGTAATATCGGCACCAACACGTGAATCACCACCATTATACTCATACATGACAACTCTGAAAGGATTAGTGTTTGATAAAGTCATAAAAGCATTATCATCATTGGAAGTTATCACACCAATCTCATTACTAATTGAAGCCTCAGCCTCTTGTTTTGCCAAAGCTGGGTCAGCCTTTGATATGCGAACAGCCAAACGAAGACGAAGAGAATTACCAAACTTAATCCACTTCTCAACATTACCACCATAAACATTGTCTGCCTTTGGTGAGAAATTAAGTGTACGGTTGGCTGTAAGAGTAGCAATAGCCTCATCCAACTGCTTGAACATTAGTTTATACACATCCTGCTGAGAATCGTATGGTGCAGTAATCTCACCATTTTGTCCCACCTTAGAATAAGGTATCGGACCATAGGCATCAGTAACACGATGAATACCTGCAACCTTTATAATCTGTGCTACAGCCAATGGAACAGGCTCATCTGTAGCACTCTTAACTTCGTTGAAATAGATAAAGAGCTTAGGAAGGAAGTCTCTAAACAACACACGACTCCAACCATTCTCCGGACTATATTGAGCAAAGTTCTTACCAGCAAAACCAGCATTGGAATCAGAGAGGTAACCACCATACGAACCACCACACAAACACTCCGTAAACTGATTGGTATTGACATCCGTAGGAACCACCCAACTCTGAAGGTTCACCATGGCTGCCCCCAATGAGTAAGCATCACGTTCCGTTTCCTTTTTCGTCACACCGTATGGATCTTGGTTATAATCCTCATAACCGTTGGTACATCCAACCAAGCTCAGAACCAAGCCTGCTGATACGGTTGACAATATGATATTTCTTAATTGTTTCATAACTTTGATTTAGAATTTAAGTTTGATGTTGAAACCAATATTTCTCGTACTTGGTGTCATGAACTTATCAATACCCTGATAATAGTTGCCAGTTGTTGCTGTTGTCTCAGGGTCGAAAGGAGCCTTACAATAGAACATCAACAAATTGCGTCCAGTCACAGAGAGGGTTAAGTCACCCAATCCAAAGAAGTGATTCTTCTTAAAGGTATAGCTAAGACTTGCCTCCTGCAAACGAACATTCGTTGCACTATAGGTGTAGAACTGTGGGATACCGTCACTTCCGCCGATGGTTGAATACCATGATTCTGGGTTAAGACGGTCATTACCATTCACCTCCACATATCCCTTGTCACGTGCCTTTGCACTTGCTTCTGATACTCCATAGAGGTCGAGTGCAGCCTGTGTTGCAGAGTAAACAATACCACCGAAACGTGCACTTACCATCACACTGAGGTTAAAACCTTTATAAGAGAAATCATTACGCCATGCCATGTTTGCTTTAGGGAAAACAGAACCTAACTTCACATCGCCAACATTATTATTACGATAAACCTTACCATTTTTGTCGATATATACGCGTCCCTTATCGTCACGCATCACATCTGTCAAAGAGTAAAGGTCACCTAAGGTGCCACCCTCCTTTAGAATAAAGTGAGCATTACCTAATCCTCCTACATCAAGACGATCTTTATTGATTATAGTACCTGTTTCTGGATGAACGTAGTTGCGAACCAACTCGTTGATACGGTTACGGTTAGAACTCAAAGTATAGTTACTTGACCATCCGAAGCCACCCCAGTTATTACTGTAACCCAAAGCTAATTCAATACCATTGTTTGACACATTACCCGTTTGGATATAAAGTGCAGAATAACCAGATGATACCGATATATCAGGATTGAAGGTCTGGTTGAAGGTCTTTGTCCAATAAAGAGTTGCATCCAAGCTGAAGTGCTTGAGGAAACGAGCCTGCAAACCAACCTCCCAAGAGTTTGTCGTCTCTGGCTTCAAGTCATAGATAGGATAAATAGTCTGACTCTTCCACTGCTTTGTTGTATTATCCCACTCATACTTTGGATTCGCAATATTGCGAAGGAATGGAATACCTACAGATGCAAACGAACCACGTACCTTCAGATAATTGATAGCCTGTGGCATCTTCACGGACTCTGAGATAATCCATGACCCACCCACTGAAGGATAGAAGAAAGAACTCTTATTAGAGTGAGGACCCGCCAACATTGAAGGCCAGTCGTTACGTCCTGTCACTGTAAGATACAGCTGACTCTTCCAGCCCAACTCCAAACTACCAAGAAGTGACTTCGTCTGCTCATGAAAACCAGAAGGCATACGCTTCTCACGTGCCGCATCTACCTGATATTCATTGAAAACATTTGGAATCAAGTTGTCTGCTATCGGACCGTCAAGACCGGTCTGATCCTGCTTAACATCAGATAGAGAAGCACCAACGTTAGCTACAAGCGATAACTTATTCTCCAAGAAATGTTTGTTGATATTCACCATAATATCACCATACACCTGCTTATCATCAGTCTTTATCTTTGCATACTGACCATTAACACCTGCAATTGTTGTATTCGTGCTGGCATAATACTTCTTCTCGAAAGTATTCGTTGCATTATCAATACGAATACGTCCCACAACGTTCAACCAATCTGTTACCTTATATGTAAGTCCTGCATTCATCATATAGCGATACTTCTTATTGGTACGAATGTTACGATAGTTAATCCAATAAGGGTTCTGACCTACAAACTCACTGAGCAGATTGTTCCAGTTCTGTGTGTAAATATTACGTGTCGTATCGAAATATTCGAACATAGCCATGTCGTTGTAGTCGTTACCACGTGGATAGAGGTAAGCTGACACCAATGGGTTGGCATACACACCCTGATTGGTCATATTGCGGTCGTTCTGAATGATATAGCTTGCACCAACATCCAATAACAACTTATCGCCCAACATACTGGATGTATTGCGGAACGTAAAGTTATAACGATTATAACCATTGTTAGGAATAATACCACCTGAATTCAACG is from Prevotella melaninogenica and encodes:
- a CDS encoding SusC/RagA family TonB-linked outer membrane protein: MLTVVGVVKDENGEPVIGATIRLKDTQGGAVTDIDGRFTLMAEEGAELEISYIGYTTKTVRIGKADKYDISLSMGSAKELNEVVVTALGIKREQKALSYNVQQVNSDALGTNKDANFINSLSGKVAGVNINASSSGAGGASKVVMRGTRSIEQSSNVLYVIDGVPMFNLGGGGDSSFGSNGTTEAIADINPEDIESMSVLTGAAAAALYGNRASNGAIVITTKKGKIGHTEFTVSQSTEYSSAFRLPEFQNRYGTGSGLRDAGGDSYSWGRLLNDANYMGYDPKKDYLKTGIMTTEAFTVSTGSEKNQSYFSASALNSGGIIPNNGYNRYNFTFRNTSSMLGDKLLLDVGASYIIQNDRNMTNQGVYANPLVSAYLYPRGNDYNDMAMFEYFDTTRNIYTQNWNNLLSEFVGQNPYWINYRNIRTNKKYRYMMNAGLTYKVTDWLNVVGRIRIDNATNTFEKKYYASTNTTIAGVNGQYAKIKTDDKQVYGDIMVNINKHFLENKLSLVANVGASLSDVKQDQTGLDGPIADNLIPNVFNEYQVDAAREKRMPSGFHEQTKSLLGSLELGWKSQLYLTVTGRNDWPSMLAGPHSNKSSFFYPSVGGSWIISESVKMPQAINYLKVRGSFASVGIPFLRNIANPKYEWDNTTKQWKSQTIYPIYDLKPETTNSWEVGLQARFLKHFSLDATLYWTKTFNQTFNPDISVSSGYSALYIQTGNVSNNGIELALGYSNNWGGFGWSSNYTLSSNRNRINELVRNYVHPETGTIINKDRLDVGGLGNAHFILKEGGTLGDLYSLTDVMRDDKGRVYIDKNGKVYRNNNVGDVKLGSVFPKANMAWRNDFSYKGFNLSVMVSARFGGIVYSATQAALDLYGVSEASAKARDKGYVEVNGNDRLNPESWYSTIGGSDGIPQFYTYSATNVRLQEASLSYTFKKNHFFGLGDLTLSVTGRNLLMFYCKAPFDPETTATTGNYYQGIDKFMTPSTRNIGFNIKLKF
- a CDS encoding RagB/SusD family nutrient uptake outer membrane protein; amino-acid sequence: MKQLRNIILSTVSAGLVLSLVGCTNGYEDYNQDPYGVTKKETERDAYSLGAAMVNLQSWVVPTDVNTNQFTECLCGGSYGGYLSDSNAGFAGKNFAQYSPENGWSRVLFRDFLPKLFIYFNEVKSATDEPVPLAVAQIIKVAGIHRVTDAYGPIPYSKVGQNGEITAPYDSQQDVYKLMFKQLDEAIATLTANRTLNFSPKADNVYGGNVEKWIKFGNSLRLRLAVRISKADPALAKQEAEASISNEIGVITSNDDNAFMTLSNTNPFRVVMYEYNGGDSRVGADITTYMNGYNDPRRDVMFTKTTFSGGTNGYYGLRSGIQIPGAEVAHAYSNYNVSTDTKLMWMNAAEVAFLRAEGALKSWNMEGTAADFYKKGVELSFEQWGAKGAAAYLADNTSTPAVYTDPAGLNSYSGPVSTITIAWDDSNSEEQKLERIITQKWLAMFPLGLEAWADYRRTGFPKLMPVKVNNSGGVVSSERGARRLSYPQEERSNNFENYNAAVGMLGGADNMATDVWWAK